In Stieleria varia, one genomic interval encodes:
- a CDS encoding ribonuclease HI: protein MKLTLPRLSDANKPDAFQYSQEAAEGVQTHASSCDAFDPSPPTATHHRPLMMPVTKQQLQHDGQSEYLLVCEARSTTLSDGAWRFSLETVDGVQVLEAEDQDFGDLNRLTLLAAVRGLEAIEGSSSVTLLSNNRYLIRSLSDSLPRWRQNNFMWEHFGRRIDVQNGDLWRRVDHALSIHRVEACLISSRLVSFGNTVSVDETSQGSSDGLIVRVDNAHNGPSPRRSADRLRRLLMGGSGAGGSVSETAKANASRRRRFTSQDLLNNG, encoded by the coding sequence GTGAAGCTGACCCTGCCACGTTTGTCCGACGCCAACAAACCTGATGCGTTTCAGTACTCGCAAGAAGCTGCAGAGGGTGTCCAAACACATGCGTCATCCTGTGACGCATTCGATCCTTCGCCACCAACTGCCACCCATCACCGCCCATTGATGATGCCCGTCACCAAACAACAACTCCAACACGATGGCCAGTCTGAGTACTTGCTCGTCTGCGAAGCGCGCTCGACGACGCTGAGCGATGGCGCGTGGCGATTCAGCTTGGAGACGGTTGACGGAGTCCAAGTATTAGAGGCCGAGGACCAGGACTTTGGAGACTTGAATCGACTGACTTTGTTGGCTGCCGTCCGTGGACTTGAGGCGATCGAAGGATCGTCGTCGGTCACGCTGTTGAGCAACAATCGTTACTTGATCCGATCCTTGTCCGATTCCCTGCCGCGTTGGCGACAAAACAATTTCATGTGGGAACATTTCGGTCGACGCATCGATGTGCAAAACGGAGACCTTTGGCGACGCGTCGACCATGCTTTGTCGATCCATCGCGTGGAAGCCTGTTTGATCAGCTCACGACTGGTGAGCTTTGGCAACACGGTAAGCGTTGATGAAACGAGCCAAGGTTCCAGTGACGGTCTGATTGTACGGGTTGATAACGCGCACAACGGACCGTCACCGCGACGATCAGCCGATCGACTGCGAAGATTGTTGATGGGTGGCAGCGGAGCGGGCGGCTCCGTCAGCGAGACAGCGAAGGCGAACGCAAGTCGTCGTCGCCGGTTCACCTCACAAGACTTGCTCAACAACGGTTGA